In the Corynebacterium suedekumii genome, one interval contains:
- the infA gene encoding translation initiation factor IF-1 has protein sequence MAKEGAIEVEGRIVEPLPNAMFRVELDNGHKVLAHISGKMRQHYIRILPEDRVVVELSPYDLTRGRIVYRYK, from the coding sequence ATGGCTAAGGAAGGCGCAATTGAGGTTGAGGGTCGCATCGTCGAACCCCTGCCGAACGCAATGTTCCGTGTCGAGCTCGACAACGGACACAAGGTTCTCGCTCACATCAGTGGCAAGATGCGCCAGCACTACATCCGTATCCTCCCCGAGGATCGCGTCGTTGTGGAGCTGTCTCCGTACGACCTGACCCGCGGTCGCATCGTCTACCGCTACAAGTAA
- the rpsM gene encoding 30S ribosomal protein S13, producing the protein MARLAGVDLPRNKRMEVALTYIYGIGPARAAKLLEETGISPDLRTDNLSDDQVAALRDVIEATWKVEGDLRREVQADIRRKIEIGSYQGLRHRRGLPVRGQRTKTNARTRKGPKKTIAGKKK; encoded by the coding sequence ATGGCACGTCTTGCTGGTGTTGATCTTCCGCGCAACAAGCGCATGGAGGTCGCACTCACCTACATCTACGGCATCGGCCCCGCCCGTGCCGCCAAGCTGCTCGAAGAGACTGGCATCTCTCCCGATCTGCGCACCGACAACCTGTCCGATGACCAGGTTGCCGCTCTCCGTGACGTCATCGAAGCCACCTGGAAGGTCGAGGGTGACCTCCGCCGCGAGGTTCAGGCTGACATCCGTCGCAAGATTGAAATCGGCTCCTACCAGGGTCTGCGCCACCGTCGTGGCCTGCCCGTCCGGGGCCAGCGCACCAAGACCAACGCTCGTACGCGTAAGGGTCCGAAGAAGACGATCGCCGGAAAGAAGAAGTAA
- the rpsK gene encoding 30S ribosomal protein S11, whose protein sequence is MPPKTRSGARRTGRRVVKKNVAQGHAYIKSTFNNTIVSITDTNGAVISWASSGHVGFKGSRKSTPFAAQMAAESAARKAMDHGMKKVDVFVKGPGSGRETAIRSLQAAGLEVSSISDVTPQPHNGCRPPKRRRV, encoded by the coding sequence ATGCCTCCGAAGACACGCTCTGGCGCGCGCCGTACCGGCCGTCGCGTCGTAAAGAAGAACGTGGCCCAGGGCCACGCCTACATCAAGTCCACCTTCAACAACACCATCGTGTCCATCACCGACACCAACGGTGCTGTCATCTCCTGGGCCTCCTCCGGCCACGTCGGGTTCAAGGGCTCCCGTAAGTCCACCCCGTTCGCTGCGCAGATGGCCGCCGAGTCCGCCGCCCGCAAGGCGATGGATCACGGCATGAAGAAGGTTGACGTGTTCGTCAAGGGTCCGGGCTCCGGCCGCGAGACCGCCATCCGTTCCCTCCAGGCCGCCGGCCTCGAGGTGTCCTCGATCTCGGACGTGACTCCGCAGCCGCACAACGGCTGCCGTCCGCCGAAGCGTCGTCGCGTTTAA
- the rpsD gene encoding 30S ribosomal protein S4: protein MARYTGPVTRKSRRLRVDLVGGDMAFERRPYPPGQAGRARIKESEYLLQLQEKQKARFTYGVMEKQFRRYYAEANRRPGKTGDNLLVLLESRLDNVVYRAGLARTRRQARQLVSHGHFTVNGKRVNVPSFRVSQYDIIDVREKSRKMIWFEEAQDNLVDSVVPAWLQVVPSTLRILVHQLPERAQIDVPLQEQLIVELYSK from the coding sequence ATGGCTCGTTACACCGGCCCCGTTACCCGTAAGTCCCGCCGCCTCCGCGTCGACCTCGTCGGCGGAGACATGGCATTCGAGCGTCGCCCCTACCCGCCGGGTCAGGCTGGCCGCGCCCGTATCAAGGAGTCCGAGTACCTCCTCCAGCTGCAGGAGAAGCAGAAGGCCCGCTTCACCTACGGCGTCATGGAGAAGCAGTTCCGCCGCTACTACGCCGAGGCGAACCGTCGTCCCGGCAAGACCGGCGACAACCTGCTCGTCCTCCTGGAGTCCCGTCTGGACAACGTCGTCTACCGCGCAGGTCTGGCACGCACCCGCCGCCAGGCCCGTCAGCTGGTCTCCCACGGTCACTTCACCGTGAACGGCAAGCGCGTCAACGTCCCGTCCTTCCGGGTCTCCCAGTACGACATCATCGATGTCCGGGAGAAGTCCCGGAAGATGATCTGGTTCGAAGAGGCCCAGGACAACCTCGTCGACTCCGTCGTCCCGGCCTGGCTGCAGGTCGTTCCGTCCACCCTGCGCATCCTCGTGCACCAGCTGCCCGAGCGCGCCCAGATCGACGTTCCGCTGCAGGAGCAGCTCATCGTCGAGCTCTACTCGAAGTAA
- the rplQ gene encoding 50S ribosomal protein L17, whose product MPTPKKGARLGGSAQHQKRILSNLAASLIEHGAIKTTDSKAKALRPYVEKIITKAKDGSVAARRQVLADVPQKDVVAYLFNELAPKFENRAGGYTRIIKLENRAGDNAPMSQISLVLEETVSTEATRATRAAASKKAAAEEAPAEETKAEETTADTAADATEPNEGDVEAEAPAQPESAAEESAEAKADEKADEK is encoded by the coding sequence ATGCCTACCCCTAAGAAGGGCGCCCGTCTCGGCGGCTCCGCGCAGCACCAGAAGAGGATCCTGTCCAACCTGGCTGCGTCGCTGATCGAGCACGGCGCAATCAAGACCACCGACTCCAAGGCCAAGGCCCTGCGTCCCTACGTGGAGAAGATCATCACCAAGGCCAAGGACGGCTCCGTCGCCGCCCGCCGCCAGGTGCTGGCCGACGTCCCGCAGAAGGACGTCGTCGCCTACCTCTTCAACGAGCTGGCCCCGAAGTTCGAGAACCGTGCCGGTGGTTACACCCGCATCATCAAGCTCGAGAACCGCGCCGGTGACAACGCCCCGATGTCCCAGATCTCCCTCGTTCTCGAGGAGACCGTGAGCACCGAGGCCACCCGTGCCACCCGCGCCGCCGCCTCCAAGAAGGCTGCTGCCGAGGAGGCTCCGGCTGAGGAGACCAAGGCCGAGGAGACCACCGCCGACACCGCCGCTGACGCCACCGAGCCGAACGAGGGCGACGTCGAGGCCGAGGCTCCGGCTCAGCCGGAGTCCGCTGCCGAGGAGTCCGCCGAGGCCAAGGCTGACGAGAAGGCTGACGAGAAGTAG
- the truA gene encoding tRNA pseudouridine(38-40) synthase TruA — MTTDPLRLRLDLAYDGTDFHGWARQAPQDGVELRTVQAVLEDALSRILRIDAALTVAGRTDAGVHAAGQVAHLDVPADRLEQRSIDGDPARLVRRLGRLLPEDVRVHDVTIAPPGFDARFSALRRHYVYRVTTHPRGALPSRARDTTAWPKPVDVDAMQAAADVLVGLHDFAAFCRAKPHATTVRDLQAFTWHDVSTPAEPQLYEAYVTADAFCWSMVRSLVGTCLAVGEGRRGASFAGELLDERVRSSRVPVAAARGLSLVGVDYPADEELAARAMVTRDRRDIPERSG, encoded by the coding sequence ATGACTACCGATCCCCTCCGCCTGCGCCTCGACCTGGCCTATGACGGCACCGACTTCCACGGTTGGGCCCGGCAGGCGCCGCAGGACGGCGTGGAACTCCGCACGGTGCAGGCGGTGCTGGAGGACGCGCTGTCGCGCATCCTGCGTATCGACGCCGCCCTCACCGTCGCCGGCCGCACCGACGCCGGCGTCCACGCCGCCGGCCAGGTCGCGCACCTTGATGTGCCCGCCGACCGTCTCGAGCAGCGGTCCATCGACGGCGACCCCGCCCGTCTGGTCCGGCGCCTGGGCCGACTTCTGCCCGAGGATGTGCGGGTGCACGACGTGACGATCGCCCCGCCCGGCTTCGACGCCCGTTTCTCCGCCCTGCGCCGCCACTACGTCTACCGCGTGACCACCCACCCGCGGGGCGCGCTGCCGAGCCGGGCCCGGGACACCACGGCGTGGCCGAAACCCGTCGACGTCGATGCGATGCAGGCGGCCGCGGACGTCCTCGTCGGCCTCCATGACTTCGCGGCGTTCTGCCGGGCGAAGCCGCACGCCACCACGGTGCGTGATCTGCAGGCGTTCACCTGGCATGACGTGTCCACCCCGGCGGAGCCGCAGCTCTACGAGGCGTACGTCACCGCGGACGCCTTCTGCTGGTCCATGGTCCGCTCCCTCGTGGGCACGTGCCTGGCGGTGGGGGAGGGCCGCCGGGGGGCCTCGTTCGCCGGCGAGCTTCTCGACGAACGCGTGCGTTCCTCCCGCGTCCCCGTCGCCGCCGCCCGGGGTCTGAGTCTCGTCGGGGTGGACTACCCGGCGGACGAGGAGCTGGCGGCCCGTGCGATGGTCACCCGGGACCGGCGGGACATTCCGGAGCGTTCGGGCTAG
- a CDS encoding DUF6541 family protein, producing the protein MDLLQAVLITALVFTVPGAALAWVSGLRLPWALASSIPVSFGTFGLVGWLLGVIGWRFDTPSYLLIYAGLFLLAVVWRLGFMLVGRRRHRPVPAVESEAEAEPSEPVEAVPETPAGSTAASIRGEGENRREGGILDPAWLLPAAGVFTGIWLFLSQGFRFLEMAPGQLENIVQGWDVHWHASMVRWIMDEGIADPTRMGELRNIETAADLYYPSAWHTGAYLAADLVGLSPIAAINMTSIVLPGMALPLSAAMIAWKMVGNRGLTAQLAAGIAGIAIFASPVLMWIGTYVGAWPYLGAIAVSGTVLALFMHVPYRPIAAFAAAVSFTGLVQLHPSAVTILLMVLALWWLFHLVWAPARRYTSVAGKIGARFRDLGWLALAGGVGTVVLLPQLLSGSEATEEVSSFTAYEDVTREESWLKSIYMQTRHIDAFPDFDPTLLLWLAGIGGVALILWRRNLWAPIFYGLSVWLTANSLMPFAEPWNEWLDIIGSLHYSTAHRLVMPVALFTFAAAGVGVAVIIRLLSLAPVKKWAPWTTVVSIILGLVAGWGTVRWATADEVLEGAEWGINGPRLDGRMVSDVDLRAFDWLAQQPGAYDGLIMGEPADGHGWMYAYNSLPSVMRHYLWPDAKPGTDTELLYWHGDLLGVGNNDDPEQTNTVDQAAKDLDVRFFYVSPWNFWDFQEPHLPLIDGLWLTPGVTPVYREANVAIFAVNEAFTDAEIEQMRAPGNSPEPLPPLPTDETGAETIHRPTKPDLGGPNPLQTPGNPDTPPVEIPATRP; encoded by the coding sequence GTGGACCTGCTCCAGGCGGTGCTCATCACGGCGCTGGTGTTCACCGTGCCCGGAGCCGCCCTCGCCTGGGTCTCCGGTCTCCGCCTGCCCTGGGCCCTGGCCTCCTCGATCCCGGTGAGCTTCGGCACCTTCGGGCTGGTCGGCTGGCTGCTCGGCGTCATCGGCTGGCGCTTCGACACCCCCTCCTACCTGCTCATCTACGCCGGCCTGTTCCTCCTGGCCGTCGTGTGGAGGCTCGGGTTCATGCTCGTCGGACGACGTCGGCACCGTCCGGTTCCGGCAGTCGAGTCTGAGGCGGAAGCGGAACCCTCGGAACCGGTGGAGGCGGTGCCGGAGACTCCGGCGGGGTCCACGGCGGCGTCGATACGCGGGGAGGGGGAGAACCGCCGGGAAGGCGGCATCCTCGACCCCGCCTGGCTGTTGCCCGCCGCGGGCGTGTTCACCGGCATCTGGCTGTTCCTGTCCCAGGGATTCCGTTTCCTCGAGATGGCGCCGGGGCAGCTGGAGAACATCGTCCAGGGCTGGGACGTGCACTGGCATGCGTCGATGGTCCGCTGGATCATGGACGAGGGCATCGCCGACCCCACCCGCATGGGCGAGCTGCGCAACATCGAGACCGCCGCCGACCTCTACTACCCGTCGGCCTGGCACACCGGTGCGTACCTCGCCGCCGACCTGGTCGGGCTGAGTCCCATCGCCGCGATCAACATGACCAGCATCGTGCTGCCGGGCATGGCGCTGCCGCTGTCCGCGGCGATGATCGCCTGGAAGATGGTGGGCAACCGCGGGCTGACCGCCCAGCTGGCGGCCGGCATCGCGGGTATCGCGATCTTCGCCTCGCCGGTGCTCATGTGGATCGGCACCTACGTCGGCGCCTGGCCCTACCTCGGGGCCATCGCCGTCAGCGGCACCGTCCTCGCCCTGTTCATGCACGTGCCCTACCGGCCGATCGCCGCCTTCGCCGCCGCGGTGTCCTTCACCGGTCTGGTGCAGCTGCACCCCTCGGCGGTGACCATCCTGCTCATGGTGCTGGCGCTGTGGTGGCTGTTCCACCTCGTGTGGGCACCCGCCCGCCGGTACACCTCCGTCGCCGGGAAGATCGGCGCCCGGTTCCGGGATCTCGGCTGGCTGGCACTGGCCGGTGGCGTGGGCACCGTCGTCCTCCTGCCGCAGCTGCTGTCCGGGTCGGAGGCCACCGAGGAGGTCTCCTCCTTCACCGCGTACGAGGACGTCACCCGCGAGGAATCGTGGCTGAAATCCATCTACATGCAGACCCGGCACATCGACGCCTTCCCCGATTTCGACCCGACCCTGCTGCTGTGGCTGGCGGGCATCGGCGGCGTGGCGCTGATCCTGTGGCGTCGCAACCTGTGGGCCCCGATCTTCTACGGCCTGAGCGTCTGGCTGACCGCCAACTCCCTCATGCCGTTCGCCGAGCCGTGGAACGAGTGGCTCGACATCATCGGCTCGCTGCACTACTCCACGGCCCACCGCCTGGTCATGCCGGTGGCACTGTTCACCTTCGCCGCCGCCGGCGTCGGCGTGGCCGTGATCATCCGCCTGCTCAGCCTCGCTCCGGTGAAGAAGTGGGCACCGTGGACCACGGTCGTCTCGATCATCCTCGGGCTGGTCGCCGGCTGGGGCACGGTCCGGTGGGCCACCGCCGACGAGGTCCTCGAGGGTGCGGAATGGGGCATCAACGGCCCGCGTCTCGACGGCCGGATGGTCTCCGACGTCGACCTGCGCGCCTTCGACTGGCTGGCACAACAGCCCGGCGCCTACGACGGACTCATCATGGGTGAGCCCGCCGACGGCCACGGCTGGATGTACGCCTACAACTCCCTGCCCTCGGTCATGCGGCACTACCTGTGGCCCGACGCCAAACCCGGCACGGACACGGAGCTGCTCTACTGGCACGGCGACCTCCTCGGCGTGGGAAACAACGACGACCCCGAGCAGACCAACACCGTCGACCAGGCGGCGAAGGACCTCGACGTCAGGTTCTTCTATGTCTCCCCGTGGAACTTCTGGGACTTCCAGGAACCGCACCTGCCGCTCATCGACGGCCTGTGGCTCACCCCGGGTGTCACGCCCGTCTACCGGGAGGCCAACGTCGCCATCTTCGCCGTCAACGAGGCCTTCACCGACGCCGAGATCGAGCAGATGCGCGCCCCGGGCAACTCCCCGGAACCGCTCCCGCCGCTGCCGACCGACGAGACCGGTGCGGAGACGATCCACCGGCCCACCAAGCCTGACCTGGGTGGACCCAACCCGCTGCAGACCCCGGGAAACCCGGACACTCCTCCGGTTGAGATACCTGCCACCCGGCCTTAG
- the eccB gene encoding type VII secretion protein EccB — MSSPVLPTTRAQVSGHRFLQRRVEHGLVLGDIRMIHDPLGARRRAMIFGLVAVVLIGLGAGLMAWLRPAADPGGDAPILQTADGALFVRVDDTVHPVANLASARLIAGEPAEPARIADHLLAGLNRGAPVGIHPAPTLLAGESGHDPAWSVCSDPDGVTVLAGAETSPLGGHRGVLAVGADRDWVLTTTGRAELPPAGSPEGRVIRRALGITADTPRWRPPVEVLTAVTELTPLRPPADLPHALLDTGTQTWAQTPAGITPVTDVQAEILTGMGVRTRTVAPEDTASLADAPAFPGLPAIAPMWVDPQVVTVCVGGDGGTTTLPPELETPAPVLLPGDGIADQFIGLTEGARAVSTGHGHHVIDATGLRHEVPDRAALAALGLPEPVPAPWDIIRLLPEGARLDAEAARTSTH, encoded by the coding sequence GTGAGTTCTCCAGTGCTGCCCACCACCAGGGCACAGGTGTCGGGGCACCGCTTCCTGCAACGCCGCGTCGAACACGGCCTCGTGCTCGGCGACATCCGCATGATCCACGACCCGTTGGGGGCCCGGCGCCGGGCGATGATCTTCGGGCTCGTCGCCGTGGTCCTCATCGGACTCGGCGCCGGCCTCATGGCGTGGTTGCGTCCCGCCGCCGACCCGGGTGGGGACGCCCCGATCCTGCAGACCGCCGACGGCGCCCTGTTCGTCCGCGTGGACGACACCGTCCACCCGGTGGCCAACCTCGCCTCCGCCCGGCTCATCGCCGGCGAACCCGCCGAGCCCGCCCGGATCGCCGACCACCTGCTCGCCGGCCTCAACCGGGGTGCCCCGGTGGGCATCCATCCCGCCCCGACCCTGCTGGCCGGGGAGAGCGGGCACGATCCCGCCTGGTCGGTGTGCTCCGACCCGGACGGGGTCACGGTGCTGGCCGGCGCAGAGACCTCGCCGCTGGGTGGTCACCGCGGTGTGCTGGCCGTCGGGGCGGACCGCGACTGGGTGCTCACCACCACGGGTCGGGCCGAACTCCCGCCCGCCGGCAGCCCCGAGGGCCGGGTCATCCGCCGCGCCCTGGGCATCACCGCCGACACCCCACGCTGGCGACCCCCGGTCGAGGTCCTGACGGCGGTCACCGAGCTGACCCCGCTGCGCCCACCTGCGGACCTCCCGCACGCCCTCCTGGACACGGGAACACAGACCTGGGCACAGACGCCCGCGGGCATCACCCCGGTCACCGACGTGCAGGCCGAGATCCTCACCGGCATGGGGGTGCGCACCCGCACCGTGGCACCCGAGGACACCGCCTCGCTTGCCGACGCCCCCGCGTTCCCCGGCCTGCCCGCCATCGCACCGATGTGGGTCGACCCGCAGGTGGTCACCGTCTGCGTCGGCGGAGACGGTGGCACGACCACCTTGCCGCCTGAGCTGGAGACACCGGCACCGGTACTGCTGCCCGGTGACGGCATCGCCGACCAGTTCATCGGCCTCACCGAGGGTGCCCGTGCGGTGAGCACCGGCCACGGCCACCACGTCATCGACGCCACAGGCCTGCGCCACGAGGTACCGGACCGGGCGGCCCTGGCCGCCCTGGGCCTGCCGGAACCGGTGCCCGCCCCGTGGGACATCATCCGGCTGCTGCCGGAGGGCGCCCGGCTGGACGCGGAGGCCGCGCGGACGTCCACCCACTGA
- a CDS encoding TIGR02611 family protein, giving the protein MATMRQMVSERVDRLSETHAQSKKGKYGFLVRPLTLALGWTVFIVGLITIPLPGQGWLTTFLGVGILSLEVTWAHDLLHWAVRLYDRFFAWFRRQPQSTRIVLVTLLILVIWVIFAGIIYGAWRAGTLDFLTPYAAEIGLER; this is encoded by the coding sequence ATGGCGACAATGCGGCAGATGGTCTCGGAGCGGGTGGACCGGCTCTCCGAGACCCACGCCCAGTCGAAGAAGGGGAAGTACGGTTTCCTCGTCCGCCCGCTCACCCTCGCCCTCGGCTGGACGGTGTTCATCGTCGGCCTCATCACCATCCCGCTGCCCGGGCAGGGATGGCTGACCACCTTCCTCGGCGTGGGCATCCTCTCCCTCGAGGTGACATGGGCCCACGACCTGCTGCACTGGGCAGTGCGGCTCTACGACCGCTTCTTCGCCTGGTTCCGTCGGCAGCCCCAGAGCACTCGCATCGTGCTGGTCACGCTGCTCATCCTGGTGATCTGGGTGATCTTCGCCGGCATCATTTACGGCGCGTGGCGGGCCGGGACGCTCGACTTCCTCACCCCGTACGCCGCGGAGATCGGCCTGGAGCGCTGA
- a CDS encoding S8 family serine peptidase, translating to MRRILASLTVLALLTPPPVTAQEPDTPCAAVLPAPGPAPQFALGDTHRIARGEGVRVAVIDTGVADHPQLAPVDPVADLVAPATPDPLLDCDGHGTVVAGVIREVAPGATILSVRQSSAHYRQPDADSAGTLASLADAIHAALDAGAQVLNISVVSCVPADQAALLDAAVLDHALLRAEEQGVVVVSASGNNGGACLPGAVVYPAHSPTVLPVAARHADDPHSLAEYSLPADNVLSAPGRVTTGVSPSGDGWAAGMVTAQGQEVAFEGTSFAAPVVTGVAALLRQRHPGDSAAQLRERIRQAAEPSHGAVDPHTALTHLPGAYITEPRQVAAAAPTPEDPAAGQRAITLLATLAALVLGGTLLGRVSAPGRSPRRTG from the coding sequence ATGAGACGGATTCTCGCGTCGCTCACCGTCCTGGCCCTGCTCACTCCTCCACCGGTGACCGCACAGGAACCCGACACCCCCTGTGCCGCCGTGCTTCCCGCGCCCGGCCCGGCGCCGCAGTTCGCTCTCGGGGACACCCACCGCATCGCGCGCGGCGAGGGCGTGCGGGTGGCGGTGATCGACACGGGCGTGGCCGATCATCCGCAGCTCGCCCCGGTGGATCCGGTCGCGGACCTGGTCGCTCCGGCCACCCCCGATCCGCTTCTCGACTGCGACGGGCACGGCACCGTCGTCGCCGGTGTCATCCGCGAGGTCGCCCCCGGGGCGACGATCCTCAGCGTCCGGCAGTCCAGCGCGCACTACCGTCAGCCGGACGCTGATTCCGCGGGCACGCTCGCCAGTCTCGCCGACGCGATCCACGCCGCGCTCGACGCCGGTGCGCAGGTACTCAACATCTCCGTCGTGTCCTGCGTGCCGGCTGATCAGGCGGCGCTTCTCGACGCCGCCGTCCTCGACCACGCCCTCCTCCGCGCCGAGGAGCAGGGCGTCGTCGTGGTCTCCGCATCCGGCAACAACGGCGGCGCCTGCCTTCCCGGGGCGGTGGTCTACCCGGCGCACTCCCCGACCGTCCTGCCCGTCGCCGCCCGCCACGCGGATGATCCGCACTCCCTGGCGGAGTACTCCCTTCCGGCGGACAATGTGCTCAGCGCCCCCGGCCGGGTCACCACCGGCGTCTCCCCGTCCGGTGACGGCTGGGCGGCGGGCATGGTCACCGCCCAGGGGCAGGAGGTGGCGTTCGAGGGCACGAGCTTCGCGGCCCCGGTGGTCACCGGTGTGGCGGCTCTCCTGCGGCAGCGCCATCCGGGGGATTCGGCAGCTCAGTTGCGGGAGCGGATCCGCCAGGCGGCGGAACCCAGCCACGGGGCCGTCGACCCGCACACCGCGCTCACGCACCTTCCCGGCGCCTACATCACTGAGCCCCGGCAGGTGGCCGCCGCCGCCCCGACCCCGGAGGATCCCGCCGCAGGTCAGCGGGCGATCACGCTGCTGGCCACCCTGGCCGCCCTGGTCCTCGGCGGAACACTGCTCGGCCGGGTCAGCGCTCCAGGCCGATCTCCGCGGCGTACGGGGTGA
- the eccD gene encoding type VII secretion integral membrane protein EccD produces the protein MSLDHVLRLTVRFHVGGYHREADVALPAGSSLADLIPEIVTLCGAPRISRPWHAMTAGGQQLDAAVPLHQTPLDHGSVIVLTPRHESAAPVIRDAAESLVATAPGAGTSGLATAASLTGCAGLIVLVLAFQPVSVALAVGAVATVAMLVWQRRFQVLGTATILLTAAAAGTSVLEAADPADRLTPDTLGWAGLAATGAMLAALLLTAVLGGLGARTGAALVAVAGFTTLGVGGAFLPEHAASPGVASAAVIVGAGVPVIAALPGWASKAAGLRVPRVPTAGQDLGVADKVQSDVDDRARRAQRLHEGLSLGTAAAMVPAVLTLGWQGGGFALAICVAVAGAVLLHAARHHQPVVAWAWLLIGLAGAVGTALAAAHGSGHPVQLGIAGLVVLAAVTAPVWTPHVRDLEPTTVVWWERAESLAVAAVLPLAAHQAGLFALIRGLG, from the coding sequence GTGAGTCTTGACCATGTTCTGCGCCTGACCGTCCGCTTCCACGTCGGCGGCTATCACCGGGAGGCCGATGTCGCTCTGCCGGCCGGTTCATCCCTGGCGGATCTCATCCCGGAGATCGTCACCCTGTGCGGGGCTCCCCGGATCTCCCGGCCGTGGCACGCCATGACGGCCGGCGGCCAGCAGCTCGACGCGGCGGTCCCGCTGCACCAGACTCCGCTGGACCACGGATCCGTCATCGTGCTCACCCCGCGCCACGAGTCCGCCGCCCCGGTCATCCGGGACGCGGCCGAGTCCCTGGTCGCCACCGCGCCGGGTGCCGGCACGAGCGGCCTGGCCACCGCGGCCTCGCTCACCGGCTGCGCCGGGCTCATCGTGCTCGTCCTCGCGTTTCAGCCGGTGTCGGTCGCGCTGGCGGTCGGTGCCGTGGCCACGGTGGCGATGCTCGTCTGGCAGCGCCGCTTCCAGGTCCTGGGGACCGCCACGATCCTGCTCACCGCGGCCGCCGCGGGCACCTCCGTCCTCGAGGCGGCAGATCCGGCGGACCGGCTCACCCCGGACACCCTCGGCTGGGCGGGTCTGGCCGCCACGGGGGCGATGCTGGCGGCGCTGCTCCTCACCGCTGTCCTCGGTGGCCTGGGTGCCCGCACGGGAGCGGCGCTCGTCGCGGTGGCCGGGTTCACCACCCTCGGTGTCGGTGGCGCTTTCCTGCCGGAGCACGCCGCCAGCCCCGGGGTGGCGTCGGCCGCGGTCATCGTCGGTGCCGGGGTTCCGGTCATCGCTGCGCTTCCCGGTTGGGCGTCAAAGGCGGCCGGCCTGCGGGTACCACGCGTGCCCACGGCGGGCCAGGATCTGGGCGTCGCCGACAAGGTGCAGTCGGACGTGGATGACCGTGCCCGGCGCGCCCAGCGTCTGCATGAGGGCCTGTCGTTGGGGACCGCCGCCGCCATGGTCCCCGCGGTGCTGACCCTCGGTTGGCAGGGCGGCGGGTTCGCGTTGGCGATTTGCGTCGCGGTCGCCGGGGCGGTCCTGCTGCACGCCGCCCGCCATCATCAACCGGTGGTGGCGTGGGCGTGGCTGCTCATCGGGCTCGCGGGGGCGGTCGGTACGGCCCTGGCGGCGGCGCACGGTTCCGGGCATCCGGTGCAGCTGGGGATCGCTGGTCTGGTCGTGCTCGCGGCGGTGACCGCCCCGGTGTGGACCCCGCACGTGCGCGATTTGGAACCGACGACCGTCGTGTGGTGGGAACGGGCGGAGTCGCTCGCCGTCGCCGCGGTCCTTCCGCTGGCCGCCCACCAGGCGGGCCTATTCGCCCTCATCCGGGGGCTGGGATGA
- a CDS encoding type VII secretion-associated protein, translated as MSAPALPGTLTITVLDTATIFEGPDTVYRYDLPGTGIIDGWALQAVVDQAKEICSLHWPDVEIIVDAPEAATEVLTRTFLNKGVAAYPTEALRETTLPGADDDGGEVTITRPTESAGRGRHRLGRHSWFHPFQLVIAAVVLTIAGLSWWLVGGQSPPQEAAEETAAASAPTPAETAPETTATTAASTSREPEPPTTVLELAGLSVATPEGFRLEDRDGGLVAVGEDPALRIHLAADPVYSVPADAVLAQIAAMVDTDPTLHPLDPERRAQGDETTRYREVPGDGSEVTWSTWIEDGHQLSVGCQTRQEPTIPQAAACRMALDSLRLTGRT; from the coding sequence ATGAGCGCCCCCGCCCTGCCCGGCACCCTGACCATCACGGTGCTCGACACCGCCACCATCTTCGAGGGCCCCGACACCGTCTACCGCTACGACCTGCCCGGCACCGGCATCATCGACGGGTGGGCGCTGCAGGCCGTGGTCGACCAGGCGAAGGAGATCTGCAGTCTGCACTGGCCGGACGTCGAGATCATCGTCGACGCCCCCGAAGCGGCCACCGAGGTCCTCACCCGGACCTTCCTCAACAAGGGGGTGGCGGCCTATCCCACCGAGGCACTGCGGGAGACCACCCTCCCCGGCGCCGACGACGACGGGGGAGAGGTCACCATCACCCGCCCCACCGAATCGGCCGGGCGGGGCCGCCACCGGCTGGGCCGACACTCCTGGTTCCACCCCTTCCAGCTCGTCATCGCGGCCGTCGTCCTCACCATCGCCGGCCTGAGCTGGTGGCTCGTCGGCGGCCAGAGTCCGCCCCAGGAAGCGGCGGAGGAGACGGCGGCGGCGTCCGCCCCGACCCCGGCGGAGACGGCACCTGAGACGACGGCGACCACGGCGGCGTCGACAAGCAGGGAGCCGGAACCACCGACCACAGTGCTGGAGCTGGCGGGCCTGTCCGTGGCCACGCCCGAGGGATTCCGGCTGGAGGACCGCGACGGCGGGCTCGTGGCGGTGGGGGAGGACCCCGCGCTGCGGATCCACCTCGCCGCCGATCCCGTCTACTCCGTGCCCGCCGACGCGGTGCTCGCGCAGATAGCGGCGATGGTCGACACCGACCCCACCCTCCACCCCCTCGACCCCGAGCGGCGCGCCCAGGGCGATGAGACCACCCGGTACCGGGAAGTTCCCGGCGACGGCTCCGAGGTCACGTGGAGCACATGGATCGAGGACGGCCACCAGCTCAGCGTCGGATGCCAGACCCGGCAGGAACCGACGATTCCGCAGGCAGCGGCCTGCCGCATGGCGCTCGACAGCCTCCGGCTGACCGGGCGGACATGA